From the genome of Stegostoma tigrinum isolate sSteTig4 chromosome 32, sSteTig4.hap1, whole genome shotgun sequence, one region includes:
- the LOC125467017 gene encoding uncharacterized protein LOC125467017 isoform X1, whose amino-acid sequence MVSVLPVLLFCLFLQCTPTYVQNPCMIQNATVGGPFNLIVNPQYYMANTEYNVTILGIESDTKVALSAVKNNISFGYWKNNSPHCLGIYASQTSPSDTWISPSVLSATVIFRAYIKTVHKTYLLTKMISANSNSGAGTTASSNTSSNMTTASPKVSVTTSNMTTASPKVSATTSNMATASPKVSVTTSNMTTASPKVSATTSNMTTASPKVSVTTSNMTTASPKVSATTSNMATASPKVSVTTSNMTTASPKVSATTSNMTTASPKVSVTARNMATASPKVSVTTSNMTTASPKVSVTARNMATASPKVSVTTSNMTTASPKVSVTTSNMTTASPKVSVTARNMATASPKVNMTTTGAKMNSTTNSPVSIVTVNTSSLSSTRTTTMKMNVISSSTMSATAATGNAVSTVKISGGIVITLTFLVFIAIEHTLSQ is encoded by the exons ATGGTTTCAGTTTTACCAGTGCTTCTTTTTTGCCTGTTTCTTCAATGCACACCAACCTACGTTCAAAATCCTTGCATGATTCAGAATGCTACTGTTGGCGGTCCATTCAACCTAATTGTTAATCCACAGTATTACATGGCAAATACAGAATATAATG TCACCATTTTGGGAATTGAATCAGACACTAAAGTGGCTTTGTCAGCTGTGAAGAACAATATCAGCTTTGGTTATTGGAAGAACAATTCGCCACATTGTTTGGGTATTTATGCGAGTCAGACTTCACCAAGTGACACCTGGATTTCACCATCAGTTTTGTCAGCTACTGTGATATTTAG AGCCTATATCAAGACAGTGCACAAAACATATCTTCTAACTAAAATGATCAGCGCAA ATTCTAATTCTGGAGCTGGGACCACGGCTTCATCCAATACCAGTAGCAACATGACCACCGCTTCACCCAAAGTCAGTGTAACAACTAGCAACATGACCACCGCTTCACCCAAAGTCAGTGCAACAACTAGCAACATGGCAACGGCTTCACCCAAAGTCAGTGTAACAACTAGCAACATGACCACCGCTTCACCCAAAGTCAGTGCAACAACTAGCAACATGACAACCGCTTCACCCAAAGTCAGTGTAACAACTAGCAACATGACCACCGCTTCACCCAAAGTCAGTGCAACAACTAGCAACATGGCAACGGCTTCACCCAAAGTCAGTGTAACAACTAGCAACATGACCACCGCTTCACCCAAAGTCAGTGCAACAACTAGCAACATGACAACCGCTTCACCCAAAGTCAGTGTAACAGCTCGCAACATGGCAACGGCTTCACCCAAAGTCAGTGTAACAACTAGCAACATGACCACCGCTTCACCCAAAGTCAGTGTAACAGCTCGCAACATGGCAACGGCTTCACCCAAAGTCAGTGTAACAACTAGCAACATGACCACCGCTTCACCCAAAGTCAGTGTAACAACTAGCAACATGACCACCGCTTCACCCAAAGTCAGTGTAACAGCTCGCAACATGGCAACGGCTTCACCCAAAGTCAATATGACTACCACTGGTGCAAAGATGAACAGTACCACAAATTCTCCTGTCAGCATTGTGACTGTGAATACCTCCAGCCTTTCTAGTACCAGAACAACCACCATGAAGATGAATGTCATCTCATCAAGCACCATGTCAGCTACTGCCGCTACAGGAAATGCTGTGAGCACCGTCAAAATTTCAGGTGGAATTGTCATTACTTTGACGTTCTTAGTATTTATAGCCATTGAGCACACACTTTCACAATAA
- the LOC125467017 gene encoding uncharacterized protein LOC125467017 isoform X2, producing the protein MAVTILGIESDTKVALSAVKNNISFGYWKNNSPHCLGIYASQTSPSDTWISPSVLSATVIFRAYIKTVHKTYLLTKMISANSNSGAGTTASSNTSSNMTTASPKVSVTTSNMTTASPKVSATTSNMATASPKVSVTTSNMTTASPKVSATTSNMTTASPKVSVTTSNMTTASPKVSATTSNMATASPKVSVTTSNMTTASPKVSATTSNMTTASPKVSVTARNMATASPKVSVTTSNMTTASPKVSVTARNMATASPKVSVTTSNMTTASPKVSVTTSNMTTASPKVSVTARNMATASPKVNMTTTGAKMNSTTNSPVSIVTVNTSSLSSTRTTTMKMNVISSSTMSATAATGNAVSTVKISGGIVITLTFLVFIAIEHTLSQ; encoded by the exons atggcag TCACCATTTTGGGAATTGAATCAGACACTAAAGTGGCTTTGTCAGCTGTGAAGAACAATATCAGCTTTGGTTATTGGAAGAACAATTCGCCACATTGTTTGGGTATTTATGCGAGTCAGACTTCACCAAGTGACACCTGGATTTCACCATCAGTTTTGTCAGCTACTGTGATATTTAG AGCCTATATCAAGACAGTGCACAAAACATATCTTCTAACTAAAATGATCAGCGCAA ATTCTAATTCTGGAGCTGGGACCACGGCTTCATCCAATACCAGTAGCAACATGACCACCGCTTCACCCAAAGTCAGTGTAACAACTAGCAACATGACCACCGCTTCACCCAAAGTCAGTGCAACAACTAGCAACATGGCAACGGCTTCACCCAAAGTCAGTGTAACAACTAGCAACATGACCACCGCTTCACCCAAAGTCAGTGCAACAACTAGCAACATGACAACCGCTTCACCCAAAGTCAGTGTAACAACTAGCAACATGACCACCGCTTCACCCAAAGTCAGTGCAACAACTAGCAACATGGCAACGGCTTCACCCAAAGTCAGTGTAACAACTAGCAACATGACCACCGCTTCACCCAAAGTCAGTGCAACAACTAGCAACATGACAACCGCTTCACCCAAAGTCAGTGTAACAGCTCGCAACATGGCAACGGCTTCACCCAAAGTCAGTGTAACAACTAGCAACATGACCACCGCTTCACCCAAAGTCAGTGTAACAGCTCGCAACATGGCAACGGCTTCACCCAAAGTCAGTGTAACAACTAGCAACATGACCACCGCTTCACCCAAAGTCAGTGTAACAACTAGCAACATGACCACCGCTTCACCCAAAGTCAGTGTAACAGCTCGCAACATGGCAACGGCTTCACCCAAAGTCAATATGACTACCACTGGTGCAAAGATGAACAGTACCACAAATTCTCCTGTCAGCATTGTGACTGTGAATACCTCCAGCCTTTCTAGTACCAGAACAACCACCATGAAGATGAATGTCATCTCATCAAGCACCATGTCAGCTACTGCCGCTACAGGAAATGCTGTGAGCACCGTCAAAATTTCAGGTGGAATTGTCATTACTTTGACGTTCTTAGTATTTATAGCCATTGAGCACACACTTTCACAATAA